A stretch of the Mycobacterium sp. ITM-2016-00317 genome encodes the following:
- a CDS encoding MaoC family dehydratase N-terminal domain-containing protein, translated as MSIAEDIIGTHYRYPDYFQVDREKIREFARAVKDDHPAHHTEAGAKEVGYDALVASLTFMAVAGRRVQEEIFNQFDLPINMERVLHRDQKLIFHRPIVAGDKLWFDSYLDSVTESHGAVLTEIRGEVTDDAGEPVITSIVTVMGEAESDTEADELTSKIAAKRDAAALSKFVAG; from the coding sequence ATGAGCATCGCTGAAGACATCATCGGAACCCACTACCGGTACCCCGACTACTTCCAGGTCGACCGCGAGAAGATCCGCGAGTTCGCCCGCGCCGTCAAGGACGACCACCCGGCGCACCACACCGAGGCGGGGGCCAAGGAGGTCGGCTACGACGCGCTGGTCGCGTCGCTGACCTTCATGGCGGTCGCGGGACGGCGCGTGCAGGAGGAGATCTTCAACCAGTTCGACCTCCCCATCAACATGGAGCGGGTGCTGCACCGCGACCAGAAGCTGATCTTCCACCGGCCGATCGTGGCGGGCGACAAACTGTGGTTCGACTCCTACCTCGACTCGGTGACCGAGTCGCACGGCGCGGTGTTGACCGAGATCCGCGGTGAGGTCACCGACGACGCCGGCGAGCCGGTCATCACGAGCATCGTGACCGTCATGGGCGAGGCCGAATCGGACACCGAGGCCGACGAGCTGACCTCCAAGATCGCGGCGAAGCGGGACGCGGCGGCGCTGTCGAAGTTCGTTGCCGGGTAA
- a CDS encoding HAD-IB family hydrolase — translation MSVTGGSEAGSGSRAQKLAGEVSAEVAAEGLAQPLDPVAGPPPPPPDLTAAAFFDVDNTLVHGSSLVHFARGLAAREYFTYQDLARFALAQAKFQLTGRENSDDVAEGRRKALAFIEGRSTAELIALGEDIYDEIIADKIWPGTRALAQMHLDAGQQVWLVTATPYELADTIARRLGLTGALGTVAESVDGVFTGRLVGDILHGTGKAHAVRSLAIREGLNLRRCTAYSDSFNDVPMLSLVGTPVAINPDADLRDLARERGWEIRDFRTARKAARIGVPSALALGAIGGALAAAVSRREAK, via the coding sequence GTGTCCGTTACCGGAGGATCCGAGGCCGGGTCAGGCAGCCGGGCGCAGAAACTTGCCGGTGAGGTCAGCGCAGAGGTCGCCGCGGAGGGACTCGCGCAGCCGCTGGACCCCGTCGCCGGCCCGCCGCCGCCCCCGCCCGATCTGACCGCGGCCGCGTTCTTCGACGTCGACAACACCCTGGTGCACGGATCGTCGCTGGTGCATTTCGCGCGCGGCCTGGCCGCCCGCGAGTACTTCACCTATCAGGACCTGGCCCGCTTCGCGCTGGCTCAGGCGAAGTTCCAGCTCACCGGCCGGGAGAACAGCGACGACGTCGCCGAGGGCCGCCGCAAGGCGCTGGCGTTCATCGAGGGCCGGTCGACGGCCGAGCTGATCGCGCTCGGCGAGGACATCTACGACGAGATCATCGCCGACAAGATTTGGCCGGGCACCAGGGCGCTGGCCCAGATGCACCTCGACGCCGGACAGCAGGTGTGGCTGGTCACCGCCACGCCGTACGAGCTCGCCGACACCATCGCGCGGCGGCTCGGGCTGACCGGCGCATTGGGCACCGTCGCCGAGTCGGTCGACGGGGTGTTCACCGGCCGGCTGGTCGGGGACATCCTGCACGGCACCGGCAAGGCGCACGCCGTGCGCTCGCTGGCGATCCGCGAGGGCCTGAACCTGCGCCGGTGCACCGCCTACTCCGACAGTTTCAACGACGTCCCGATGCTGTCGCTGGTCGGCACCCCGGTGGCCATCAACCCGGATGCCGACCTGCGCGACCTGGCCCGGGAACGGGGCTGGGAGATCCGCGACTTCCGCACCGCGCGCAAGGCCGCCCGTATCGGTGTGCCGTCGGCGCTGGCGCTGGGCGCCATCGGCGGCGCGCTGGCGGCCGCGGTGTCGCGCCGCGAGGCCAAGTGA
- a CDS encoding lysophospholipid acyltransferase family protein, translating into MPGEPRAKVIPLHANSSRGAASRRAAAQRADAARRHPSLLADPDTRASAEQLAAVVREIDQHRGAAAGGAAQDAGPNELAQRISAVADFLRKRMTGDYTVDEFGFDPQINNAIFLPLLRVFFNSWFRVEVSGVENLPDTGAALVVANHAGVLPFDGLMTQVAVRDRHPAHRDLRMLAADIVFDMPVIGEAARKAGHTMACADDAHRLLAAGELTAVFPEGYKGLGKHFKDRYKLQRFGRGGFVSAALRTKAPIVPCSIVGSEEIYPMVADVKLLARLLGLPYFPVTPLFPLAGPLGVVPLPSKWYIQFGEPIDTADYDESAAEDPMITFDLTDQVRETIQQTLYQLLANRRNTFFG; encoded by the coding sequence TTGCCGGGCGAGCCCAGAGCTAAAGTGATTCCACTGCACGCGAATTCGAGTCGCGGTGCAGCTTCGCGGCGTGCTGCTGCCCAGCGCGCCGACGCCGCCCGTCGACATCCGTCGCTGCTGGCCGACCCCGATACGCGTGCGTCGGCCGAACAGCTCGCCGCGGTGGTGCGCGAGATCGATCAGCACCGTGGGGCCGCCGCCGGCGGCGCGGCCCAGGACGCCGGACCGAACGAACTCGCCCAGCGCATCAGCGCGGTCGCCGACTTCCTCCGCAAACGGATGACCGGTGACTACACCGTCGACGAGTTCGGCTTCGACCCGCAGATCAACAACGCAATCTTTCTTCCTTTGCTGAGAGTGTTCTTCAACTCCTGGTTCCGGGTCGAGGTCAGCGGTGTCGAGAACCTCCCCGACACCGGCGCGGCACTCGTGGTGGCCAACCACGCGGGCGTGCTTCCGTTCGACGGCCTGATGACCCAGGTGGCGGTCCGGGACCGCCATCCCGCCCACCGCGACCTGCGGATGCTCGCGGCCGACATCGTGTTCGACATGCCCGTCATCGGCGAGGCCGCCCGCAAGGCCGGCCACACCATGGCCTGCGCGGACGACGCCCACCGGCTGCTGGCCGCGGGTGAGCTGACGGCGGTCTTCCCCGAGGGCTACAAGGGTCTCGGCAAGCACTTCAAGGACCGCTACAAGCTGCAGCGCTTCGGCCGGGGCGGTTTCGTCTCCGCCGCGCTGCGCACCAAGGCGCCGATCGTGCCGTGCTCGATCGTCGGGTCCGAGGAGATCTACCCGATGGTGGCGGACGTGAAGCTGCTGGCCCGGCTGCTGGGCCTGCCGTACTTCCCGGTCACGCCGCTGTTCCCGCTCGCCGGGCCGCTGGGCGTGGTGCCGCTGCCGTCCAAGTGGTACATCCAGTTCGGCGAGCCCATCGACACCGCCGACTACGACGAGTCCGCCGCCGAGGATCCGATGATCACCTTCGACCTCACCGACCAGGTGCGCGAGACCATTCAGCAGACCCTTTACCAGCTGCTGGCCAACCGCAGGAACACCTTCTTCGGCTGA